The following coding sequences are from one Hymenobacter sp. DG25A window:
- a CDS encoding alpha/beta fold hydrolase, whose product MAALSSAGRIKTITTLGTKFNWAPDTVATEARLLNAETMREKVPQFAAHLEQLHAPTPLPELLNATADMMQALGNAPLLTPEALASIAIPVQVLVGELDKTAGVDASQEYAAYLPHGTFEVIMNTPHPLERVNPDLLASRIIRFSEEQN is encoded by the coding sequence GTGGCGGCGCTGTCGTCGGCCGGGCGCATTAAAACCATCACCACCCTGGGCACCAAGTTTAACTGGGCTCCTGACACCGTTGCCACGGAAGCACGCCTGTTAAATGCAGAAACCATGCGGGAGAAAGTACCCCAGTTTGCTGCTCACCTGGAACAACTGCACGCCCCTACTCCTCTGCCGGAACTGCTAAATGCCACGGCAGATATGATGCAGGCATTAGGCAATGCCCCACTGCTGACACCCGAAGCGCTGGCTTCTATAGCTATTCCAGTGCAGGTTTTGGTGGGCGAGCTGGACAAAACAGCCGGCGTTGATGCTTCTCAGGAGTACGCTGCCTATTTGCCCCACGGTACGTTTGAAGTGATTATGAACACGCCGCACCCGCTGGAACGGGTAAACCCGGACTTGCTGGCCAGCCGCATTATTCGTTTCAGTGAGGAGCAGAATTAG
- a CDS encoding alpha/beta fold hydrolase, whose translation MKPNLLLLHGALATEAQLKPLARELGAFYRVHTFSFSGHGGRPLVPAEFTMPHFAQEVLRFIQDRDLPFVHVFGYSMGAMRLWWRRCRRPGALKPSPPWAPSLTGLLTPLPRKHAC comes from the coding sequence ATGAAACCAAACCTGCTCCTGCTGCACGGTGCCCTGGCTACTGAAGCCCAGCTGAAACCGCTGGCCCGGGAGCTGGGCGCCTTCTACCGCGTGCATACTTTTTCCTTTAGCGGGCATGGCGGCCGGCCATTGGTACCGGCCGAGTTTACCATGCCGCATTTTGCGCAGGAAGTGCTCCGGTTTATTCAGGACCGCGACCTGCCGTTTGTACATGTGTTTGGTTACAGCATGGGGGCTATGCGGCTTTGGTGGCGGCGCTGTCGTCGGCCGGGCGCATTAAAACCATCACCACCCTGGGCACCAAGTTTAACTGGGCTCCTGACACCGTTGCCACGGAAGCACGCCTGTTAA
- a CDS encoding UDP-N-acetylmuramate--L-alanine ligase, with protein sequence MATTPASLQRLHLIAVGGSIMHNLALALHRRGAQVTGSDDEIFEPAKSRLAAAGLLPAQEGWYPEKITADLDAVIVGMHARADNPELLRAQELGLRVYSFPEFIYEASRDKQRIVIGGSHGKTSITSLILHVLRYHNRKFDYAVGAQLEGFDLMVQLTEDAPIIIIEGDEYLSSPIDRRPKFHLYQHHIGVISGISWDHINVFPTEEFYREQFRIFADMTPKAGTLIYDRDDEQVQLVTVPSSPDVTYIGYGPHEHVIRKGKTFLITKKDEEVPIQVFGEHNLRNISAAKEVCKQLGIKGKDFYEALATFKGAARRLELVREGTDSVVYKDFAHAPSKLKATAGAFKKQYPKRKLVACLELHTFSSLNPAFLPQYAHTFDTPDVAVVYFNPQVLEHKRLPALPPEAVQAAFQRPDLRVFTDSKQLAEFLHQQDWQNANLLMMSSGTFDGLDLVNLATEVTK encoded by the coding sequence ATGGCTACTACGCCCGCTTCGCTTCAGCGTCTTCACCTTATTGCCGTAGGCGGCAGCATTATGCACAACCTGGCCCTGGCACTGCACCGCCGTGGCGCACAGGTGACCGGCTCCGACGACGAAATCTTTGAGCCCGCCAAAAGCCGCCTGGCCGCCGCCGGCCTGCTGCCCGCCCAGGAAGGCTGGTATCCGGAAAAGATAACAGCTGACCTGGATGCCGTGATTGTGGGCATGCACGCCCGTGCCGACAACCCCGAGCTGCTGCGCGCCCAGGAGCTGGGCCTGCGGGTGTATTCCTTCCCGGAGTTTATCTACGAAGCCTCCCGCGACAAGCAGCGCATCGTCATTGGCGGCTCGCACGGCAAAACCAGCATCACCTCGCTCATTCTGCACGTGCTGCGCTACCATAACCGCAAGTTTGACTATGCCGTGGGCGCCCAGCTGGAAGGCTTTGATCTGATGGTGCAGCTGACGGAAGACGCACCTATCATTATTATTGAAGGTGACGAGTACCTGTCCTCCCCCATCGACCGGCGCCCGAAATTCCACCTGTACCAACACCACATTGGCGTAATTTCCGGCATCAGCTGGGACCACATCAACGTGTTTCCAACCGAGGAATTCTACCGCGAGCAGTTCCGGATTTTTGCCGACATGACGCCCAAGGCCGGCACGCTCATCTATGACCGCGACGATGAGCAGGTGCAGCTGGTGACGGTGCCATCCAGCCCCGATGTGACCTACATCGGCTACGGCCCGCACGAGCATGTTATCCGGAAGGGCAAAACCTTCCTCATCACCAAAAAAGACGAGGAAGTGCCGATACAAGTGTTTGGCGAGCACAACCTGCGCAACATCTCGGCCGCCAAAGAGGTGTGCAAGCAGCTGGGCATCAAAGGCAAGGATTTTTACGAGGCGCTGGCCACGTTTAAAGGCGCGGCCCGCCGCCTGGAGCTGGTGCGCGAAGGCACGGATTCCGTGGTATACAAGGACTTTGCCCACGCTCCCAGCAAACTGAAGGCCACGGCCGGCGCGTTTAAAAAGCAGTACCCCAAGCGCAAGTTGGTGGCCTGCTTGGAGCTGCACACCTTCAGCTCCCTCAACCCCGCCTTCCTGCCCCAGTACGCCCACACCTTTGATACGCCGGATGTGGCCGTGGTGTATTTCAACCCCCAGGTACTAGAGCACAAGCGCCTGCCCGCCCTGCCTCCGGAAGCCGTGCAAGCCGCCTTCCAGCGCCCCGACCTACGCGTGTTTACCGACAGCAAGCAGCTGGCTGAGTTCCTGCACCAGCAGGACTGGCAGAATGCTAACCTGCTCATGATGTCCTCGGGCACGTTTGATGGGCTGGACCTGGTAAACCTGGCTACTGAGGTGACCAAATAA